The Opisthocomus hoazin isolate bOpiHoa1 chromosome 2, bOpiHoa1.hap1, whole genome shotgun sequence genomic interval GTCTCTCTCTCAGATTCAGTGTAGTACTGCAGCAGTCTGAGTAGTTTGCTTGTTGTTGTTCCCTAGATGGAGTCCTGCTGTTCCAGCAAGTGCCCATGGTGGAGATCGATGGGATGAAGATGGTGCAGACCAGAGCCATCCTCAGCTACATTGCAGGAAAGTACAACCTGTATGGAAAAGACCTGAAGGAGAGAGCCTGGTACGGTAACAGTGCATACCATCCCTACTATACTATTCCATGATATTTAATATCCGTGAGAAGAATATTACTGTGAAATATCTGCATGTAAAGGTGCATGTACATCTGCTAGTGCTTTGTCTCCTTGGATCCAGGGACTGGGCAAATGGACTTTGTAATTGATAAATGATTGTTGATTGTCAACATAGTGAGAATGTTATGGCCACCTTCAGGCTCTTTTAATTTCCCGGAGACCAGAATTGCATGAAGTTCCTGGGCAACAGCAGGACCTTAATACAATGATAAAGGCTaagtatgcctttttttttttcctctttagatgGGAAAACAGTAGTAAAAACTACAGCTGCCTGCAAAAATGAAGTGTCTTGAAGTgttctattttcctttcttcaaaaCGTAAAGAGTCTTTCacagctgatttaaaaaaagacatgttCGGTACCTTAGTGCTACTGAAAGCTAAACCAGTACTTTGCTAATAATACCTTACTAGGTAAGCTGTGGATACTTTCCATTGTCGTAACTAAAGGGCTAATGCAAAAGCAAGAATCCTTATttactttttccttaaaaaaaaaaaaggtcaggcaAAATTTGAATGAAGTCCTTAACCTAACTGACTACCACTTACTGTAAAGGTTTTGTCCTGTGATAATGAAGGGGCAACTCCAGAGGTTGTGGGGATTATTATGGACTGGCAATTGGCAGCCATTTGTTGCCAGGATCCTTTCATGATTAGACCTCAAAACTATTCTAGGGTGGTTTGTGTCTGTGGTCTTTTGTTCCCCAGCATAGATGAATAGATTATCAGTGGAAAACCGTGTGAACTCAATTTTAAATACATTAGCTGCAGACTCTTGTTTACATACCTTGTTGCAGACACTGTGAGCCTGTTTATAAAGatctctgctttgaaaacagtGACCTGGAATCAAAGTGGAAGAACAAGGAAACAGACTTGTGTCTTATGTTACTTTCACTAATGAGCATTTTACTCAGTGCTGCCTTCAGCATTGTATTTCaggaaaataaccaaaacagaatgTTTAAAttgtaaaagtgaaataaaaatacttgtttcAGGATTGATATGTACGTGGAAGGAACAACAGACCTGATGGGAATGATTATGTATCTCCCTTTTCAACCAGctgacacaaaagaaaaaaatcttgccttAATCATTGAACGAGCTGCAACCAGGTACTTTCCTGTTTATGAAAAGGTAAGTGATAAATCACCAGTCGTCCACAAAGACAGTAAAGTGGGGCGCAGGTTCCCCTCCACCCTACTCCCCAGGGCCCGCACACCTACTCTCCAGAGGGCAAGGGACAGTAGAACTCTGGAGCTGCATGGCGGAGGCAGTATTCAGCAGTGTGAAAAGAGGGCCACAAAATAATATTTGGCTGGTTCCAGTACTGTATATCTTTGCTGTCTTACTTTAAGACTCCTCAAAGAGCAAATCCTACTTTTTACACCTAGCTTAGTGGCTGATAGCTCCTAGCATTTTGCAGAAGTGCACCATTGAAATACCTGTGCCAGCTTTCAGTATTATTGCCTGAAAACGTAATATACTCTTGCTGTTCAAATTTAAATATAATTGTGCTTTATAATTAAGGACCTAATTCTGTGATCTTTCTCAAACTCGctgcttaaatatatttatacttaGCAGAGTATTACTGTCTTTTTCGGAATCGCTATTTGGGCGTCCTTAGGTGTGCACAAAGAGGCTCTGCAAACAGAATGTATCTAGcttgaaaaaataaagcaattatttACTGGCTAGTATGCACTGAAGAGTTAGCCTTTAATGAGCGATGAAGGAAAGCACTGGGATGCTTGCCACCCCCAGAGAGCGCTTCAAGAGTCTTGCTTGGCTAGGCAAGAGTTGTTCAGCAGGGGACGGGTTGTTCTCTGCTTCTCCCTGGAACATAGCCTGAATGTTACTGAGTTGCCATTTTCTACCAACTTGCTGGTTTTCCTGTtatgttggtttggttttccctttaggacattttcattttttttgctgttaataTTTTCCTGTTTGAATTGAGCCAGCTGTGATCGTCATCTCACTATCCTACTTCTGTTTGTAACTTTACCTTTTGTACCTTGTATGACCGTACTGTACAGACTTTCTGACAGCGCTTTTCCAGAGCGTAGCCGTCTCCGCGAGGTCTGTGCCAGGGGTACAAAGCTGTGTTGTTTCAGAGCTGAGCCAGGCTTCTAGCTTGAATCCTTAGTTCACAGGCAGCTGAAGTCCATGCAGAAAATACAGGACTTGATACAATTTCATGTGCCTCTTTACCAGAACCTTAAATCGCAAAAGTGAAACCCAGAGAGGCTGCCCTGTGAAAAAGAGAATGCCCATAAATGACATAAACCAGCGCTCCTGTAACCAGAGTTCATACAGATTCACTGCCATACcagtggaaggctgtgctgaGAGAGATTGATTGCACACATCCATCTATCAAAGATTTGAAGTCTGATAACGTCAATAtttaagttattaaaaaataaaaaagcaaatttagACACCAGTATTCTGTGAACCTGTGCCTAGGTGGCATAAACTACTGCTATAATATGTTTTAGTGTGTATGCTCACTGGAGGAAAGTCTTTAAAATAATCCTTGTTCACTTATGGCAAAGACACAGCTAAGCTTTTCCATGATTTTTAGCCTAGTTAATTTTTGTTAGAATGATGAATAATTTTCCTTCTGTACCAGCTGTTTAAGTCATCCATTGATTCAGCCTTGCAGGGTTTGCAGTCCACGTGCTACGCAATCCTGACAGAAAATATCCCTGGCTGTGAGTGTTCGCTTTAAACACTCGGCAGGCAGATAGAGGCACAAGGTAATGTAAAGCACTGCAGGCAGTCTGGTTCCGATGCTCTGTTTGGGAGTTTCCGTACGGCTGTGGTGGACCTCGTTGGAGCAGTACAGGGAATAACTACGTGAAGGTATCGGCTGTTAAGGGAGAAGCCGCTGCCCGAGTGTTCACACCCCATTCTAGGAGTCGCGCGCATGCCAACCGAGACGTCAACCGCGAGGACTGGAGTACCTTTGCATCAGGCGGCTCCCAGGTGCCGATGGGTGCCCCTTTTCACCTTCAGCTACCTGGTGCAGTAGGTTAGAGCGAGCGATAGGTGCACGCACACTGAAACATGAGTTCTGATCTAATTTTTTGTTGTGAGAATACCTGTAACTTTCTGAGGTTCTAGATTCTTGCATGGATTAGCTCCGCTGTGTATTTTTGGAGCAATCCGTCTGTAATTAAATATCTAGATAAAATTGTTACATCCTATATGACTTTTTTTTCGCTCCTGTTTTGTAGGCCTTAAAAGACCATGGGCATGATTATCTTGTCGGCAACAAATTAAGCTGGGCAGACATCCAGCTGCTGGAAGCCATTTTAATGGTAGAAGAATGTAAGCCCGATATCCTGTCTGCATTCCCTCTGCTGCAGGTTGGTTATCATCTGATCTCAGTATGGAACGTAGCGTACAAATGTCACTGCCCAGAGTTAAAACCTGATTGATGTTGAAGTCTTTTGAACCATAGGACAGTTCTCTGGTCTACTTCTGTTGACTACAACAGCCTGACCACGCACGCACTGCCTTGCCCCCGTCGCTGCTGGCGCTCACCTTTTATCCAGCTCTGCTGTTCCCAGCTGTTCTCAGCTGGCAGGAATTCGCTTACTGACTCTACAGGTTTGGTCCTGTAACTGCTGCCTTCATGTCTTCAAACACAGCAAGGagcatcgggggggggggaaggctgtggCCTGCTGTGTCTGCAGTTCCTGCCCTTCTGTTTTTACTAGCAAAATCGTTATTTTGAAGAACTCATGTACAAGAGCTGTGAAGTTTCTTACGTCTTGTCTTCCACGGTGCTTTGCACTGAGATATTCCTGTCCTTGCCTCTTTTTTTGCCCAAATATATCTATGGGATTTAGATTCAAACTGtggtttttgcattttctttttttctttctttttttcttccacttttaccAGATGAGTCTTAACTCATGAATATGAATTTCTCCCCTCCCCATCTGGTAAACTTTATAGTGCCAGCATTGCAGGTGAGAATATTCACACCTGGATTTTCCAAAAAGACTAATATGTTGTAGGTGTgggtttgcatttgttttttttttaaatggaaaatgctgAGTGCGGAGCTGGCTATAAAGAGCTACTGCCTTTCTCTGTTTAGTGTGTCTGAGAAGTAAAAATCCAAGTCACCTGATTTTTAAACTATAAAGGATGGGATTACAATTTCCTTACTCTCATTGGCTTTACTGCTGCTTCTTGCAGGCTTTTAAAGGAAGAACAAGCAACATTCCAACAATCAAAAAATTCTTGCAGCCTGGCAGCCAGAGGAAGCCACCAGCAGATGAGAAGTTTattgctgctgtgaagaaaatattcGATATCTAATCATGTGGCTGCTGAAGATAACACAGCTGTAATGCCTTACCAGAGCTGTGCCTTCTAGGTGTGAACTGCACAGATGTAGTCTGTAGCCTGCATCTATAGCTATGATAATCCACGAAACAGAATACGCTTTTACATTAGAGCAAAAGGCTAATTTGGACCCGTTGAGTCCAGAAAATGCTATTCCATGGAGCAGTGACATGACATAAAATATGCTGATACTTTGTGTTTGCTTAATGACAGTGCAGGCTTGGTAGGGTGAAATGTTTCAGCTGTAGCTTTCAGAGCACTGTAGAAAGCCTCCTCCCCTCTTCTTAATAAACTGCAGGAGAGAAGAGCCACTTCATAAAAGCAGGAAAGTCATTTAAAGTCAGGCCTCGAATCTGTTAGTTTTGCTCTCTAGGTGGTCTCCTAGATCAAAGTTCCCCGTCCCCCTGCTGTATTTCACCGCTGTCTCTGTACTTTCAGAGCTGCagttcaaaataaacaaataaaattaaaattcttgatACTTGTAAGTTTATGGGCCAAAGTTAGGAGCTTGCTTAATCCCCATATGAATCTTCTTGAAGCAATTTTGTTCACTGAGAGATCAAAGTACTTGTGTTTAATTAGCCCGATGTGGTTTTCATCTACTGAAAGCACCTAttcccttgcttttttttttgctgcttggcTAGGTGGTCACAGTGAGGAAAATGCCTCTTAACTGTTTTTTCTTAAGGTTTTACCTTCTCCAGGCACTTCCCAAGTAGTTGTAAAGAGAACTGCACTGACTGCTCACCTTTCCAGTAGAAGAGCTGGT includes:
- the LOC104334144 gene encoding glutathione S-transferase — protein: MAGKPKLHYSKGRGKMESIRWLLAAAGVEFEEEFIETKEDLEKLRNDGVLLFQQVPMVEIDGMKMVQTRAILSYIAGKYNLYGKDLKERAWIDMYVEGTTDLMGMIMYLPFQPADTKEKNLALIIERAATRYFPVYEKALKDHGHDYLVGNKLSWADIQLLEAILMVEECKPDILSAFPLLQAFKGRTSNIPTIKKFLQPGSQRKPPADEKFIAAVKKIFDI